From a region of the Tenggerimyces flavus genome:
- the nusB gene encoding transcription antitermination factor NusB — protein MPARSKARKRALDLLYESEARGLPPVELLAERLSEADPPVPEYAVTLVEGVDAHVGRIDELLAEHAVGWTLDRMPAVDRNILRLGAYELLYASDIPDPVAIAEAVELARDLSTDESPAFINGLLARLMELKPTLTV, from the coding sequence TTGCCCGCTAGGTCGAAGGCGCGGAAGCGAGCACTGGACCTGCTGTACGAGTCCGAAGCACGCGGGCTTCCGCCGGTCGAGCTCCTGGCGGAGCGGCTCTCCGAAGCCGACCCGCCCGTCCCGGAGTACGCGGTCACGCTCGTCGAGGGCGTCGACGCGCACGTCGGCCGGATCGACGAGCTGCTCGCGGAGCATGCCGTCGGCTGGACCCTGGACCGGATGCCAGCCGTCGACCGCAACATCCTCCGCCTCGGCGCGTACGAGCTCCTCTACGCGTCGGACATCCCGGACCCGGTCGCGATAGCCGAAGCCGTCGAGCTCGCCCGCGACCTCTCGACCGACGAGTCGCCCGCCTTCATCAACGGCCTACTCGCCCGCCTGATGGAGCTCAAACCCACCCTCACGGTCTGA
- a CDS encoding SGNH/GDSL hydrolase family protein — protein sequence MRRLALAAAAAVLLVGATALPAEAYGWTTAWTASQQPAFAGFEGPNWSVEGFANHSVRQVVRVTATGPLVRIRLSNAYGSKPLEVAGATIARTDQGATVDKRSLRRLTFGGRPATTIAQGRETASDPALLPVKALDKLTVTLYLREPSGPATFHELGLAPTYRANGDHRFDAGGGAFTETTNSTYFLTGVDVLAARQHGTVVLLGDSITDGYGTTSGADNRYPDELAERIARSPQRHKLAVANAGISGDLLLTDVPCFADSARTRFGRDVLAQPDVRTVVVHIGINDIGTGGLDLGCAQPPVATARALIAAHRSLIRAAHARGIEVIGTTILPMKGTPMYDTVEHEAVRDSFNHWVRTSGMYDAVVDFDQVLRDPTNLDALLPAYDSGDHLHPSDAGAHAMAKAIKLSSL from the coding sequence ATGAGGCGCCTCGCCCTCGCCGCGGCGGCCGCGGTCCTGCTCGTTGGCGCTACGGCGTTGCCCGCCGAGGCGTACGGGTGGACGACGGCGTGGACGGCCTCACAGCAGCCCGCGTTCGCCGGCTTCGAGGGGCCGAACTGGTCGGTCGAGGGCTTCGCCAACCACTCCGTTCGCCAGGTCGTCCGCGTCACGGCGACCGGGCCGCTGGTACGGATCCGGCTGAGCAACGCGTACGGCAGCAAGCCGCTCGAAGTCGCCGGCGCCACTATCGCTCGTACCGACCAGGGCGCGACGGTCGACAAGCGATCGCTCCGCCGCCTCACGTTCGGCGGGCGTCCGGCGACCACCATCGCCCAGGGTCGCGAAACCGCGTCGGACCCAGCGCTGCTGCCCGTGAAGGCGCTGGACAAGCTCACGGTCACGCTCTACCTCCGCGAGCCGAGCGGACCAGCGACGTTCCACGAGCTCGGGCTCGCCCCGACCTATCGCGCGAATGGCGACCACCGCTTCGACGCCGGCGGCGGTGCGTTCACCGAGACGACGAACTCGACGTACTTCCTCACTGGCGTTGACGTTCTGGCCGCGCGGCAACATGGAACGGTCGTGCTGCTCGGCGACTCCATCACCGACGGGTACGGCACGACGAGCGGCGCCGACAACCGGTATCCGGACGAGCTCGCCGAACGCATCGCCCGTTCGCCCCAGCGCCACAAGCTCGCGGTCGCGAACGCCGGCATCTCCGGCGACCTGCTGCTCACCGACGTGCCCTGCTTCGCCGACTCGGCCCGCACCCGGTTCGGCCGGGACGTGCTCGCGCAACCGGACGTGCGGACGGTGGTCGTCCACATCGGCATCAACGACATCGGCACGGGCGGCTTGGACCTCGGGTGCGCCCAGCCGCCGGTCGCGACCGCGCGGGCGCTCATCGCCGCGCATCGCTCGCTGATCCGGGCGGCGCACGCACGCGGGATCGAGGTCATCGGCACGACGATCCTGCCGATGAAGGGCACGCCGATGTACGACACGGTCGAGCACGAGGCGGTCCGGGACTCGTTCAACCACTGGGTCCGGACGAGCGGGATGTACGACGCGGTCGTCGACTTCGACCAGGTGCTGCGCGATCCGACCAACCTCGACGCGCTGCTGCCGGCGTACGACTCCGGCGACCACCTGCACCCGAGCGACGCCGGAGCTCACGCGATGGCGAAGGCGATCAAGCTGTCGTCCCTGTGA
- a CDS encoding SRPBCC family protein codes for MTEPMTIRARLDAPIKVVRDALTTKQALETWLAEHAEVELPHRLEFWGRYTPEGDAPHQTLVHADDTSIRFTWLLDGTETTTEITLAEQASDKTIVTLTQTHVDTQEAMAETSVIGVLYTYWVLALANLADYVAGRTITARIDFTTPVLRQEITIHAPVAEVYDSLIDDKKASEWFGFPIGIEPEVGGRFAMGGFDNPQPAKIVDLEPNRRMSVDWGPNGISTWELDGSEGETRLTFVQSGFGTPRTPYGAWGGTLAGIAELRRYHELENWQPIWLAA; via the coding sequence ATGACTGAACCGATGACGATCCGCGCCAGGTTGGACGCGCCGATCAAGGTGGTACGAGACGCGCTCACCACCAAGCAAGCACTCGAGACCTGGCTCGCCGAGCACGCCGAGGTCGAACTCCCCCACCGCTTGGAGTTCTGGGGCCGCTACACCCCCGAAGGCGACGCGCCTCATCAGACGCTGGTCCATGCCGACGACACCAGCATCCGGTTCACCTGGCTGCTCGACGGCACCGAGACCACCACCGAGATCACCCTCGCCGAACAGGCAAGCGACAAGACGATCGTCACGCTCACCCAGACGCACGTCGACACCCAGGAGGCCATGGCGGAGACGAGCGTCATCGGCGTGCTCTACACGTACTGGGTGCTCGCCCTCGCCAACCTCGCGGACTACGTCGCCGGGCGAACGATCACCGCGAGGATCGACTTCACCACGCCCGTGCTCCGCCAGGAGATCACGATCCACGCGCCGGTCGCCGAGGTGTACGACTCGCTGATCGACGACAAGAAGGCGAGCGAGTGGTTCGGCTTCCCGATCGGCATCGAGCCCGAGGTCGGCGGCCGGTTCGCGATGGGTGGTTTCGACAACCCACAGCCGGCGAAGATCGTCGACCTCGAGCCGAACCGGCGGATGTCGGTCGACTGGGGCCCGAACGGCATCTCGACCTGGGAGCTGGACGGCTCCGAAGGCGAGACGCGGCTGACGTTCGTCCAGAGCGGTTTCGGCACGCCCCGGACCCCGTACGGCGCCTGGGGCGGCACGCTCGCCGGGATTGCCGAGCTGCGGCGGTACCACGAGCTGGAGAACTGGCAGCCGATCTGGTTGGCGGCATGA
- a CDS encoding ArsR/SmtB family transcription factor: MRDVLYLDRIEQAETLLKPQRIEVLRQLAEPRTCNEVAERLGQSPQRVYYHVKRLVDAGLVEQVAERKVRAIHEGIYQATARSYWLSPRLVGRLGGDRHSQDATSLDYLLDLTEEVHADVGALDRDQELPSIGIAGHLRIPPEERQQFLDDLQTMLQALFTRYGGAEGDAFKLALACYPKGERPHD, encoded by the coding sequence ATGAGAGACGTCCTGTATCTAGATCGGATCGAGCAGGCCGAGACCCTGCTCAAGCCGCAGCGCATCGAGGTGCTGCGGCAGCTGGCTGAGCCGCGGACGTGCAATGAGGTCGCGGAGCGACTCGGCCAAAGCCCTCAGCGCGTCTACTACCACGTCAAACGGCTGGTCGACGCTGGCCTCGTCGAGCAGGTGGCCGAACGGAAGGTGCGCGCGATTCACGAGGGCATCTACCAGGCCACCGCGCGTTCGTACTGGCTCTCGCCACGCCTCGTCGGACGCCTCGGCGGCGACCGGCACAGCCAAGATGCCACCAGCCTCGACTACCTCCTCGACCTCACCGAAGAGGTCCACGCCGACGTCGGCGCCCTGGATCGCGACCAGGAGCTGCCCTCGATCGGCATCGCCGGGCACCTCAGGATCCCGCCCGAGGAGCGTCAACAGTTCCTTGACGACCTGCAGACCATGCTGCAAGCCCTCTTCACCCGCTACGGCGGAGCCGAGGGCGACGCCTTCAAGCTCGCCCTCGCCTGCTACCCCAAGGGAGAACGCCCCCATGACTGA
- a CDS encoding GNAT family N-acetyltransferase has product MPELGDLSTRGYLSRPALSSDSEPLYALHKATMLTYVEAIYGPWIDEVQLAMHHEWLERGDPQVVLRDDELVAVVDWTWREHDLYVGRIEVRPDLQGAGIGTMLLRRLAVVAAERSKPVVLEVIDVNPARRLYERLGFAAFTTTGRKVHLRLDH; this is encoded by the coding sequence GTGCCAGAACTCGGTGATCTCTCCACGCGCGGGTACCTCTCGCGTCCAGCCCTCAGCTCCGACAGCGAGCCGCTGTACGCCCTCCACAAGGCGACGATGCTGACGTACGTCGAGGCGATCTACGGACCTTGGATCGACGAAGTTCAGCTCGCCATGCACCACGAGTGGCTGGAACGCGGCGACCCGCAGGTCGTCCTCCGTGACGACGAGCTGGTCGCGGTCGTCGACTGGACCTGGCGAGAGCACGACCTCTACGTCGGGCGGATCGAGGTTCGGCCGGACCTGCAGGGCGCGGGGATCGGAACGATGCTCCTCCGACGTCTGGCCGTGGTCGCGGCGGAACGATCCAAGCCCGTGGTGCTCGAGGTCATCGACGTCAACCCCGCCCGCCGACTCTACGAGCGCCTGGGGTTCGCGGCGTTCACGACGACCGGCCGCAAGGTTCACCTCCGACTGGACCATTGA
- a CDS encoding phospholipase D-like domain-containing protein, whose product MRPRDLAKGAVAAAAAIVLVTSTVTTGSAEERAVTEEVLQNNPDSSASKFAIHDRLVQLIRGAEDTDITIATYHMNDRAVANELADALKRNVRVRILADGLDEGLDPYKTIKSAIADAPSGSWIKHCGKPDLDADNKGSSCMGEHIMHNKFFLFGKTGGTSNVVVQTSANLNGHSGTNMWNTAYVTPDAWLYSKYLAYFNDLSAASAPGASDSDYYSTFRSKHSPSNGKFAMNVSPRTSGNVYLDVLNAVKCKGNTSGGTTGKHHTIVRVAQMQIAGKNGINIAKRLWELDNQGCYVDIVADEISLKKKRNGPKGALEYLLARPVAMPPERDNYHGPEVREFSGSQCGVHQKNVLIDGHFNGKPNQKIVVTGSHNMNNKSPLYNDEVILRINSASVHEKFKQAFFKLRAGAAITWQTSKYDVEPKRNPKYNCK is encoded by the coding sequence ATGAGACCACGGGACCTAGCCAAAGGAGCGGTTGCCGCCGCGGCGGCCATCGTGCTTGTGACGAGCACGGTCACGACGGGATCGGCCGAGGAGCGCGCGGTCACGGAGGAGGTCCTGCAGAACAACCCGGACTCCTCCGCCAGCAAGTTCGCGATCCACGATCGGCTGGTGCAGCTCATTCGCGGCGCCGAGGACACCGACATCACGATCGCGACCTACCACATGAACGACAGGGCGGTCGCCAACGAGCTCGCTGACGCTCTGAAGCGGAACGTCCGGGTCCGGATCCTGGCCGACGGGCTCGACGAGGGCTTGGATCCCTACAAGACGATCAAGAGCGCCATCGCGGACGCTCCGTCCGGATCCTGGATCAAGCACTGCGGAAAGCCCGACCTGGACGCCGACAACAAGGGTTCCTCGTGCATGGGCGAGCACATCATGCACAACAAGTTCTTCCTCTTCGGCAAGACGGGCGGCACCTCGAACGTCGTCGTGCAGACGAGCGCCAACCTGAACGGGCACTCGGGAACGAACATGTGGAACACGGCGTACGTCACGCCGGACGCCTGGCTGTACTCGAAGTACCTGGCGTACTTCAACGACCTCTCCGCGGCGAGCGCGCCGGGTGCCAGTGACTCCGACTACTACTCCACGTTCCGATCGAAGCACAGCCCGTCGAACGGGAAGTTCGCGATGAATGTGTCGCCGCGGACGTCGGGCAACGTCTACCTGGACGTGCTGAACGCGGTGAAATGCAAGGGAAACACCTCCGGCGGCACGACCGGCAAGCACCACACCATCGTGCGGGTCGCGCAGATGCAGATCGCGGGCAAGAACGGGATCAACATCGCGAAGCGGCTGTGGGAACTCGACAACCAGGGCTGCTACGTGGACATCGTGGCGGACGAGATCTCGCTGAAGAAGAAGCGCAATGGCCCCAAGGGGGCGCTGGAGTACCTGCTGGCCCGGCCGGTCGCGATGCCGCCCGAGCGGGACAACTACCACGGCCCCGAGGTCCGCGAGTTCAGCGGCAGTCAGTGCGGCGTACACCAGAAGAACGTGCTCATCGACGGCCACTTCAACGGCAAGCCGAACCAGAAGATCGTCGTCACCGGCAGCCACAACATGAACAACAAGTCGCCTCTCTACAACGACGAGGTCATCCTTCGGATCAACTCGGCGTCGGTGCACGAGAAGTTCAAGCAGGCCTTCTTCAAGCTCCGCGCCGGCGCCGCGATCACGTGGCAGACGAGCAAGTACGACGTCGAGCCGAAGCGCAACCCGAAGTACAACTGCAAGTAA
- a CDS encoding peptidase inhibitor family I36 protein: MKSKRLIAAVAGVLALTTGVGAAQAEVSTNELDCRETAHTYKDSNKLYLYGRSYCKGGNDEWDDDNDSDYGDGKGKITAFDNKTDSIVNTTKKNVAFFNKPNYEGDSFCLRPGNYLRRLYVYGDGEGTNNWWSNSISSHKFVDAGDCDRWFGWLV; this comes from the coding sequence GTGAAGAGCAAGCGGCTGATCGCCGCGGTGGCGGGTGTCCTGGCACTCACCACTGGGGTCGGTGCGGCGCAGGCAGAGGTCTCGACCAACGAGCTGGACTGCCGAGAGACAGCCCACACCTACAAGGACAGCAACAAGCTCTATCTCTACGGCCGGTCCTACTGCAAGGGCGGCAACGACGAGTGGGACGACGACAACGACAGCGACTACGGCGACGGCAAGGGCAAGATCACCGCCTTCGACAACAAGACCGACTCCATCGTCAACACCACCAAGAAGAACGTCGCCTTCTTCAACAAGCCAAACTATGAGGGCGACAGCTTCTGCCTCCGCCCGGGCAACTACCTGCGGCGCCTGTACGTGTACGGCGACGGGGAGGGCACGAACAACTGGTGGAGCAACAGCATCAGCTCGCACAAGTTCGTCGACGCGGGCGACTGCGACCGCTGGTTCGGGTGGCTCGTCTAG
- a CDS encoding AfsR/SARP family transcriptional regulator, with amino-acid sequence MGAAEVRVLGPVEVLVDGEPVELPGRRSRQVLAALAVDVGRSVSVERLVDLVWSHDPPKSVRTQVAIQISALRRALGEAVETTAEGYRLRDDAVRVDADRAERALREAREQDCADDAVGLLRAALKLWRAEPLVGLRTPGLEIVVRGLGELRTTLADELYDAELRLGRHREVINELRALVEEDPLRERFRAKLMTALWRSGRKVEALEAYQAGRNLLVEQLGIEPDPKLRDLHQAILADDHAADEADAEPAPPAAVAPAEVPSTSPTFTGREAELAKLLGSTARRLALNGPGGVGKSCLAWQVAAALAPEHPDGQLYVNLHGATPGTEPLAPLDVLRRFLRSLGLPDRDIPSTEDEAAARFRTLTAGRRLLVVLDDALNGSQVRPLLPAGPDATTIVTSRSVLADLEDADHLAVGGMDDVRSVELLARLVGTARVAAEPHAATEVVQQCGRLPLAVKIAGARLVGRPDWALATFAARLRDERNRLDELQYGDLAVRASLAVGWQGLNDTATRLLGLIGTLELDELGLEAAAALDGRAPRAVRRDLDQLVEARLLEPGAGPDRFTVHDLVRLDARERSAQLSATERDEAARRLVHFFLESLRTASRLYAPHSAWRVTTGVADHELRASGMAFADRQAIIDWIRAESGNLVRLAHLAASLGGGELVAYAVALHVPVGSQGYWQERREIYELVLAESTADVAYVQRDLGLVCCHLGLFDRARVVLEQAVRTFRDRGDAYLEADTLVLLAEADGEVDHLRRARALSQRFDDYRLEANALVAMSELLAKGGEYADARGCLEKALDLYRTQGSTTGIGRALGKLGELCQRSGDLEDAASYLSQAVEACRKVGMSLREAARTWDLADVLHDLGHVDEARRHRDAAIELGVRLGAIAPDQVEALKAEPRPPRPGSLRSDP; translated from the coding sequence ATGGGGGCGGCGGAGGTACGGGTCCTGGGGCCGGTCGAGGTCCTTGTCGACGGTGAGCCTGTCGAGCTGCCCGGGCGGCGGTCCCGTCAGGTGCTCGCGGCCCTCGCTGTCGACGTGGGGCGTTCGGTCTCCGTCGAACGGCTGGTCGACCTGGTCTGGTCGCACGACCCGCCGAAGTCCGTACGTACCCAGGTCGCGATCCAGATCTCCGCGCTGCGACGCGCTCTCGGCGAGGCCGTCGAGACGACCGCTGAGGGCTACCGGCTGCGGGACGACGCCGTACGAGTCGACGCCGACCGGGCCGAACGAGCTCTCCGGGAGGCCCGCGAGCAGGACTGCGCCGACGACGCGGTCGGGCTGCTCCGCGCGGCCCTGAAGCTGTGGCGCGCCGAGCCGCTCGTCGGCCTCCGGACGCCCGGCCTCGAGATCGTCGTCCGCGGACTGGGGGAGTTGCGTACAACACTCGCCGACGAGCTCTACGACGCCGAGCTCAGGCTCGGCAGGCACCGCGAGGTGATCAACGAGCTGCGCGCACTCGTGGAGGAGGATCCGTTGCGGGAACGGTTCCGCGCGAAGCTCATGACCGCGCTCTGGCGGTCCGGCCGCAAGGTCGAGGCTCTCGAGGCCTACCAGGCCGGGCGGAACCTCCTCGTCGAGCAGCTCGGCATCGAGCCCGACCCGAAGCTGCGGGACCTGCATCAGGCGATCCTCGCCGACGACCACGCCGCCGACGAGGCGGACGCGGAGCCGGCCCCACCGGCAGCGGTCGCGCCCGCCGAGGTGCCGTCGACCTCGCCCACGTTCACCGGACGCGAGGCCGAGCTCGCAAAGCTGCTGGGCTCGACCGCGCGCCGCCTCGCCCTGAACGGCCCGGGCGGCGTCGGCAAGTCCTGCCTCGCCTGGCAGGTCGCGGCTGCCCTCGCCCCCGAGCATCCCGACGGCCAGCTGTACGTCAACCTGCACGGCGCGACCCCCGGGACCGAACCGCTGGCACCGCTGGACGTACTCCGGAGGTTCCTGCGCTCGCTCGGACTTCCGGACCGCGACATCCCGTCGACCGAGGACGAGGCTGCCGCCCGGTTCCGCACGCTCACCGCCGGCCGACGGCTGCTCGTCGTCCTCGACGACGCGCTGAACGGGAGTCAGGTACGCCCGCTCCTGCCCGCCGGTCCGGACGCGACCACGATCGTCACCAGCCGCTCCGTGCTCGCGGACCTCGAAGACGCCGACCACCTCGCCGTCGGCGGCATGGACGACGTCCGCTCGGTCGAGCTGCTGGCCCGCCTGGTTGGGACCGCCCGCGTCGCCGCCGAGCCGCACGCCGCCACGGAGGTCGTCCAGCAGTGCGGACGGCTGCCGCTCGCGGTCAAGATCGCGGGTGCCCGGCTGGTCGGGCGGCCGGACTGGGCGCTGGCCACGTTCGCCGCGCGGCTTCGTGACGAACGCAACAGGCTGGACGAGCTGCAGTACGGCGACCTCGCCGTCCGCGCCAGCCTCGCCGTCGGTTGGCAGGGCCTGAACGACACCGCCACCCGCCTGCTCGGACTGATCGGAACGCTCGAGCTCGACGAGCTCGGACTCGAAGCCGCGGCTGCCCTCGACGGCCGCGCACCGAGGGCGGTCCGGCGCGACCTGGACCAGCTGGTGGAGGCCCGGCTGCTCGAGCCCGGCGCCGGACCCGACCGCTTCACCGTGCACGACCTGGTCCGGCTCGACGCCCGGGAACGCTCCGCCCAGCTGTCCGCGACCGAGCGGGACGAGGCCGCGAGACGGCTCGTGCACTTCTTCCTGGAGAGTCTGCGCACGGCCTCGCGGCTCTACGCGCCGCACTCGGCCTGGCGGGTGACCACCGGCGTCGCCGACCACGAGCTGCGCGCGAGCGGCATGGCGTTCGCGGACCGGCAGGCGATCATCGACTGGATCCGGGCGGAGAGCGGCAACCTGGTCCGGCTCGCCCACCTCGCCGCAAGCCTGGGCGGCGGCGAGCTGGTCGCGTACGCGGTCGCGCTGCACGTTCCCGTCGGGAGCCAGGGCTACTGGCAGGAGCGGCGCGAGATCTACGAGCTCGTACTGGCGGAGAGCACCGCGGACGTGGCGTACGTCCAGCGTGACCTGGGGCTCGTCTGCTGCCATCTCGGCCTGTTCGACCGGGCGCGGGTAGTCCTGGAGCAGGCGGTGCGGACGTTCCGGGACCGCGGGGACGCCTATCTCGAGGCCGACACGCTGGTCCTGCTGGCCGAGGCCGACGGCGAGGTCGACCACCTCCGGCGAGCCCGCGCCCTGTCGCAGCGGTTCGACGACTACCGGCTCGAGGCGAACGCGCTCGTCGCGATGTCGGAACTGCTCGCCAAGGGCGGCGAGTACGCGGACGCGCGCGGCTGCCTGGAGAAGGCCCTCGACCTGTACCGCACCCAGGGCAGTACGACCGGCATCGGCCGCGCGCTGGGCAAGCTGGGGGAGCTGTGCCAGCGGTCCGGGGACCTGGAGGACGCCGCCTCGTACCTCAGCCAGGCGGTCGAGGCCTGCCGGAAGGTCGGCATGAGCCTGCGGGAAGCCGCCCGAACGTGGGACCTGGCCGACGTCCTGCACGACCTCGGGCACGTCGACGAAGCGCGCCGCCACCGGGACGCCGCGATCGAGCTGGGCGTCCGCCTGGGTGCGATCGCGCCTGACCAGGTCGAGGCGCTCAAGGCCGAGCCCAGACCTCCCCGGCCCGGGAGCCTGCGCTCCGACCCGTGA
- a CDS encoding dihydrofolate reductase family protein yields MIIGPGRALLRAGLVDELNLLVHPIVLGKGHHLFDDLDQTIPLALESSASFGSGVVHAVYRKA; encoded by the coding sequence ATGATCATTGGCCCAGGGCGGGCGTTGCTGCGGGCGGGCCTGGTCGACGAGCTGAACTTGCTCGTGCACCCGATCGTGCTCGGCAAGGGCCATCACCTGTTCGACGACCTCGACCAGACGATCCCGCTGGCGTTGGAGAGTTCAGCCTCGTTCGGCAGCGGCGTGGTGCACGCCGTCTATCGGAAGGCCTGA
- the bldD gene encoding transcriptional regulator BldD, which yields MPTDYARSLGAKLRAIRQQQGLSLHGVEQKSKGRWKAVVVGSYERGDRAVTVQKLSELAEFYGVPITELLPGVGPLGAAAEPPPKLVLDLERLGELEGVEVAPLARYAATIQAQRGDYNGKVLSIRKDDLRTLAVIYDERPSVLADRLVAWGVLNADAAEAVTDEE from the coding sequence ATGCCGACCGACTACGCCAGGTCCCTGGGGGCGAAACTCCGCGCCATCAGGCAGCAGCAAGGGCTCTCCCTCCATGGGGTCGAGCAGAAGTCCAAGGGCCGGTGGAAGGCCGTCGTCGTAGGCTCCTATGAGCGCGGCGACCGGGCCGTCACCGTACAGAAGCTCTCCGAGCTCGCCGAGTTCTACGGCGTGCCGATTACGGAGCTGCTGCCCGGTGTCGGGCCCTTGGGAGCGGCCGCCGAGCCGCCGCCGAAGCTGGTTCTGGATCTCGAACGCCTCGGCGAGCTGGAAGGCGTCGAAGTGGCGCCGCTGGCCCGCTACGCGGCGACGATCCAGGCGCAGCGCGGCGACTACAACGGCAAGGTGCTGTCGATCCGAAAGGACGACCTGCGGACGCTCGCGGTGATCTACGACGAGCGCCCCTCGGTACTGGCGGACCGGCTCGTCGCCTGGGGCGTGCTGAACGCTGATGCGGCCGAGGCCGTCACCGACGAAGAATAA
- the pyrR gene encoding bifunctional pyr operon transcriptional regulator/uracil phosphoribosyltransferase PyrR, with product MAVAAHHQPERSVRAVLDEDDISRALTRIAHEILERNKGPKDVVLLGIPTRGVDLARRIGERIAAVESAAAQGALDVTMYRDDLRMRPTRALEHTDIPDGGVDGKIVVLVDDVLYSGRTIRAALTALDDIGRPRAVQLAVLVDRGHRELPIRADFVGKNLPTAADERVTVHVRERDGKDLVAIVKEGEPK from the coding sequence GTGGCTGTCGCTGCCCACCATCAGCCTGAACGCTCCGTACGCGCCGTCCTCGACGAGGACGACATCTCCCGAGCGTTGACCCGCATCGCGCACGAGATCCTCGAGCGCAACAAAGGCCCGAAGGACGTCGTCCTGCTCGGCATTCCCACCCGCGGCGTCGACCTCGCCCGACGGATCGGCGAACGCATCGCCGCCGTCGAGTCCGCGGCCGCCCAGGGCGCCCTCGACGTCACGATGTACCGCGACGACCTGAGGATGCGCCCCACCAGGGCCCTCGAGCACACCGACATCCCCGACGGCGGCGTCGACGGCAAGATCGTCGTGCTGGTCGACGACGTCCTGTACTCCGGGCGTACGATCCGCGCCGCGCTCACCGCCCTCGACGACATCGGCAGGCCGCGAGCCGTCCAGCTCGCTGTCCTCGTCGACCGCGGCCACCGCGAACTGCCGATCCGGGCCGACTTCGTCGGCAAGAACCTCCCCACGGCCGCCGACGAACGCGTCACGGTTCACGTCAGAGAACGCGACGGCAAGGACCTCGTCGCGATCGTCAAGGAGGGGGAACCGAAGTGA
- a CDS encoding aspartate carbamoyltransferase catalytic subunit: MKHLLSAGDLSRDEALQILDTAEELRSLADRPIKKLPTLRGRTVVNLFFEDSTRTRISFEAAAKRLSADVINFSAKGSSVTKGESLKDTALTLEAMGADAVVVRHWASGAPHRLAGTGWIRGSVLNAGDGTHEHPTQALLDAFTMRRHLGSLEGRRIAVVGDVLHSRVARSNVLLLATLGAEVTLVGPPTLLPVGVEGWTCDTSYDLDSVLSKTDAVMMLRVQKERMNDAFFPSAREYSRRYGLDSARMAMLPDHALVMHPGPMNRGMEISADVADSTRSVIVEQVTNGVAVRMAVLYLLLAGAPDTQEDS; the protein is encoded by the coding sequence GTGAAGCACCTGTTGTCCGCCGGCGACCTCAGCCGCGACGAAGCGCTCCAGATCCTCGACACCGCCGAAGAGCTGCGCAGCCTCGCCGACCGTCCGATCAAGAAGCTCCCCACCCTCAGAGGCCGGACGGTCGTCAACCTCTTCTTCGAGGACTCGACGCGCACCCGCATCTCGTTCGAGGCCGCCGCCAAGCGCCTCAGTGCGGATGTGATCAACTTCTCAGCCAAGGGCTCCAGCGTCACGAAGGGCGAGAGCCTCAAGGACACCGCGCTCACGCTCGAGGCGATGGGCGCCGACGCGGTGGTCGTACGGCACTGGGCCAGCGGTGCGCCGCACCGCCTGGCCGGAACCGGCTGGATCCGGGGGAGCGTGCTCAACGCCGGCGACGGCACCCACGAGCACCCGACGCAAGCCCTCCTTGACGCCTTCACCATGCGACGGCATCTCGGCAGCCTCGAAGGAAGAAGGATCGCGGTCGTCGGCGACGTCCTGCACAGCCGGGTCGCGCGGTCGAACGTGCTGCTGCTCGCCACGCTCGGCGCCGAGGTCACCCTCGTCGGCCCGCCCACCCTGCTGCCCGTCGGCGTCGAGGGCTGGACCTGCGACACCAGCTACGACCTCGACAGCGTGCTGTCCAAAACCGACGCCGTGATGATGCTCCGCGTCCAGAAGGAGCGGATGAACGACGCGTTCTTCCCCAGCGCCCGCGAGTACAGCCGCCGGTACGGCCTGGACTCCGCGCGGATGGCGATGCTGCCCGACCACGCGTTGGTCATGCACCCCGGCCCGATGAACCGCGGCATGGAGATCTCCGCCGACGTCGCCGACTCCACCCGGTCCGTCATCGTCGAGCAGGTCACGAACGGCGTCGCCGTCCGCATGGCCGTGCTCTACCTGCTGCTGGCCGGTGCCCCAGATACCCAGGAGGACTCGTGA